A genomic region of Parambassis ranga chromosome 7, fParRan2.1, whole genome shotgun sequence contains the following coding sequences:
- the kif1b gene encoding kinesin-like protein KIF1B isoform X3: MSGASVKVAVRVRPFNSREMSKESKCIIQMQGNTTTILNPKAPKEPAKTFSFDYSYWSHTTPEDPCFASQNRVYNDIGKEMLEHAFEGYNVCIFAYGQTGAGKSYTMMGKQEEGQEGIIPMLCEDLFEKINEDSNKEELSYSVEVSYMEIYCERVRDLLNPKNKGNLRVREHPLLGPYVEDLSKLAVTSYTDIADLMDAGNKARTVAATNMNETSSRSHAVFTIVFTQKKHDSETDLSTEKVSKISLVDLAGSERADSTGAKGTRLKEGANINKSLTTLGKVISALAEVDNCTSKSKKKKKSDFIPYRDSVLTWLLRENLGGNSRTAMVAALSPADINYDETLSTLRYADRAKNIKCNAVINEDPNNKLVRDLKDEVARLKELLRAQGLGDILDIDPMGDDYPGSGIKSPIGSLTASPSSGSLCSQGGLQSVTSIQERIMSTPGGEEAIERLKESEKIIAELNETWEEKLRKTEAIRMEREALLAEMGVAIREDGGTLGVFSPKKTPHLVNLNEDPLMSECLLYYIKDGITRVGQADAERRQDIVLSGAHIREEHCIFRSERNANGDVIVLLVPCEGSETYVNGKRVEDAIQLRSGNRIIMGKNHVFRFNHPEQARAEREKTPSAETPVEPVDWTFAQRELLEKQGIDMKQEMEKRLTEMEILYKKEKEEADQLLEQQRLVYESKLQELQKQVETRSLVAETPDEEELEEEEEEEVPWTQHEFELAQWAFRKWRYHQFTSLRDQLWGNAVYLKEANAISVELKKKVQFQFVLLTDTLYSPLPPELLFLEPEKERDVRPFPRTVVAVEVQDLKNGATHYWSLEKLKQRLDKMREMYDRAGELASNNQEDVEGTLTGNDPFYDRFHWFKLVGSSPIFHGCVNEHLAERTPSPTFSTTDSEITELADERQSEMSDLIDDEAFVDDTSSDAGTEEGSDIFSDGQDPFYDRSPWFILVGRAFVYLSNLLYPVPLVHRVAIVTEKGEVRGFLRVGVQAIAADEEAPDYGSGVRQSGTAKISFDDEYFKKSDFPSTVMTRSGMSLEELRIVEGQGQSSEVITPSEELNRINDMDLKLGNIAETKLSHGDGLAGQLEVGSIFTFRVTVLQASGIPPEYADIFCQFNFLHRHDEAFSTEPLKNAGKGAPLGFYHVQNISVEVTESFIEYIKTKPIVFEVFGHYQQHPLHLHGQDLISPPTPSKKYYPIPMPLSKPVPATKLNTITKSNLGQCVSKYDLLVWFEISELEPTGEYIPAVVDHSGGLPCHGTYLLHQGIQRRITVTLIHEKGSELHWKDVRELVVGRIRSKAEVDDSAADAVLSLNIISAKNIKSSHNTNRTFYRFEAVWDSSLHNSLLLNRVTPYGEKIYMTLSAYLELDHCIQPAIITKDICMVFYSRDAKISPPRSLRNLFGSGYSKTPDCNRVTGIYELSLCKMSDTGSPGMQRRRRKVLDTSVAYVRGEENLAGWRPRGDSLILEHQWELDKMEQLHEVEKTRHLLLLREKLGEAPLMGTAPTTKSLSESLSPSMSSGTLSTSTSISSQISSTTFESAITPSESSGYDSADIESLVDREKELATKCLRLLTHTYNSEYNQVVNSISDCKLSDISPMGRDPSVTSFSSATLTPSSTCPSLSDSRCGSMDQKTPENSSRASSPSCSDYENFPMVPTLETSYLARAGKNEFLNLVPDIEEMRPGSVVSKKGFLSFMEPRSNSWVKHFVVVRRPYVFIYNSDKDPVERGVLNLSTAQVEYSEDQQAMLKTPNTFAVCTKHRGILLQANNEKDMNDWLYAFNPLLAGTIRSKLARRRSGLMKN; the protein is encoded by the exons CTATCTTAAACCCCAAAGCCCCAAAGGAACCAGCAAAGACCTTCAGTTTTGATTATTCCTACTGGTCACACACCACG CCTGAAGACCCCTGCTTTGCATCACAGAATCGTGTGTACAATGACATCGGCAAGGAAATGCTGGAGCACGCTTTTGAGGGCTATAACGTCTGCATCTTTGCTTACGGCCAGACAGGAGCTGGCAAATCCTACACTATGATGGGCAAGCAGGAGGAGGGACAGGAAGGAATCATTCCCATG CTATGTGAAGATCTGTTTGAAAAAATCAATGAGGACAGCAACAAAGAGGAGCTCTCCTATTCAGTAGAA GTGAGTTACATGGAGATATACTGTGAGCGGGTGCGAGATTTGCTCAATCCCAAGAACAAAGGGAACCTTCGAGTTCGAGAACACCCGCTGCTTGGTCCCTATGTGGAGGACCTGTCCAAGCTTGCCGTCACCTCCTACACAGACATCGCTGACCTGATGGATGCAGGAAACAAAGCCAG AACTGTGGCTGCCACCAACATGAACGAGACCAGCAGCAGATCCCATGCTGTTTTCACCATTGTCTTCACACAGAAGAAACACGACAGTGAGACGGATCTCTCCACAGAAAAG GTCAGTAAAATTAGTCTGGTAGATCTGGCAGGAAGTGAACGGGCAGATTCCACTGGTGCTAAAGGAACTAGGCTAAAG GAGGGAGCAAATATCAACAAATCTCTCACCACGTTAGGAAAAGTTATCTCTGCCTTGGCTGAAGTG GACAACTGTACCAGCAAG agcaagaagaaaaagaagagtgaCTTCATCCCATATAGAGACTCTGTACTAACGTGGCTGCTGAGAGAAAACCTTG GTGGAAACTCGAGAACAGCTATGGTAGCAGCCCTCAGTCCTGCAGATATCAACTATGATGAAACCCTCAGCACACTACG ctaTGCTGACCGAGCCAAGAACATCAAATGTAATGCTGTCATCAACGAGGATCCCAACAACAAGTTGGTGCGTGATCTTAAGGATGAAGTGGCTCGACTAAAAGAACTGCTGCGTGCCCAGGGCCTGGGAGACATCCTGGACA TTGATCCTATGGGGGATGATTACCCAGGAAGTGGAAtcaaat CCCCTATTGGTTCCTTGAcagcctctccatcctctgGCTCACTGTGCAGCCAGGGGGGCCTGCAGTCAGTCACCAGCATCCAGGAGCGCATCATGTCCACGCCTGGAGGAGAAGAGGCCATTGAGAGACTCAAG GAATCAGAAAAGATCATTGCTGAGCTCAATGAAACCTGGGAAGAAAAACTGCGGAAGACTGAAGCAATCCGTATGGAGAG AGAGGCTTTGCTTGCAGAAATGGGTGTGGCAATCCGTGAAGATGGAGGCACTTTGGGTGTATTCTCTCCTAAAAAG ACTCCACACTTGGTTAACCTGAATGAGGATCCTCTCATGTCGGAGTGTCTGCTCTATTACATCAAAGATGGAATTACAAG GGTGGGTCAGGCAGATGCTGAAAGACGGCAGGATATCGTTTTAAGTGGGGCTCATATCAGAGAAGAACACTGCATCTTCCGCAGTGAAAGGAATGCTAACGGAGATG TCATTGTCTTGCTGGTGCCATGCGAGGGATCAGAGACCTACGTCAACGGGAAGCGCGTTGAGGATGCGATCCAGCTTCGATCAG GCAACCGTATCATTATGGGCAAAAATCACGTTTTCCGGTTCAACCACCCAGAGCAGGCCAGAGCCGAAAGGGAGAAGACCCCCTCCGCTGAAACCCCTGTGGAGCCGGTGGATTGGACATTTGCTCAGAGAGAGCTCCTGGAAAAACAGGGCATTGACATGAAACAGGAAATGGAGAAAAG GCTCACAGAGATGGAAATCCTGTACAAAAAGGAGAAGGAAGAAGCAGACCAACTTCTGGAACAACAGCGTTTG GTTTATGAGAGCAAATTGCAGGAACTCCAGAAACAGGTGGAGACTCGTTCTCTGGTAGCTGAGACCCCTGATGAAGAAGagttggaggaagaagaggaagaagaag TGCCATGGACTCAGCATGAGTTTGAGCTGGCTCAGTGGGCCTTCAGGAAGTGGAGGTACCATCAGTTCACCTCCCTCCGTGACCAGCTGTGGGGGAATGCTGTCTACCTGAAGGAAGCTAATGCTATCAGTGTGGAGCTGAAGAAAAAA GTTCAGTTCCAGTTTGTCCTGCTGACAGACACTCTGTACTCACCCCTGCCCCCTGAGCTCCTGTTTCTGGAGCCAGAGAAAGAGCGTGATGTCAGGCCTTTCCCTCGCACCGTGGTGGCTGTGGAGGTTCAGGACCTGAAGAATGGAGCTACACACTACTGGTCCCTTGAAAAACTCAA GCAGAGGTTGGACAAGATGAGAGAGATGTACGACCGAGCTGGAGAATTGGCCTCCAACAACCAGGAGGATGTTGAGGGCACTCTGACGGGAAATGACCCTTTCTATGATCGTTTCCACTGGTTTAAGCTTGTGGGCAG CTCCCCCATCTTCCACGGCTGTGTTAATGAGCACCTGGCCGAACGCACACCATCACCTACCTTCTCTACTACGGACTCTGAGATCACTGAGCTGGCAGACGAGCGCCAGAGCGAGATGTCTGACCTAATCGACGATGAAGCATTTGTGGACGACACCAGCTCAGACGCTGGCACTGAGGAGGGTTCGGACATCTTCAGTGATGGCCAGGACCCCTTCTATGACCGCTCCCCCTGGTTCATCCTGGTGGGAAG AGCTTTTGTGTACCTGAGCAACCTGCTGTACCCTGTGCCACTGGTTCACCGTGTTGCTATAGTAACAGAGAAGGGTGAGGTGCGCGGCTTCCTGCGTGTGGGGGTCCAGGCTATAGCTG CTGATGAGGAGGCTCCAGACTACGGGTCAGGAGTTAGACAGTCAGGAACTGCCAAGATCTCGTTTGATGATGAGTACTTCAAAAAG AGTGACTTCCCTTCCACAGTTATGACCCGCTCTGGCATGTCCCTGGAAGAGCTGCGCATAGTGGAGGGTCAGGGTCAGAGTTCAGAGGTCATCACACCCTCAGAGGAGCTCAACAGAATTAATGACATGG ACCTCAAACTGGGTAATATCGCAGAAACCAAGCTGAGTCATGGAGACGGTCTGGCAGGCCAGCTGGAGGTGGGCAGCATCTTTACCTTCCGTGTTACCGTGCTCCAGGCCAGTGGCATCCCGCCAGAGTATGCTGACATCTTCTGCCAATTCAA TTTCCTGCATCGTCATGATGAGGCTTTTTCCACCGAGCCTCTAAAGAACGCCGGCAAAGGGGCTCCTCTGGGCTTTTACCATGTCCAGAAC ATTTCAGTTGAGGTCACTGAGTCTTTTATTGAGTACATCAAGACCAAACCCAttgtgtttgaagtgtttggCCACTACCAGCAGCACCCGCTACATCTTCATGGACAGGACCTAATCAG TCCTCCAACGCCATCGAAGAAATACTATCCCATTCCCATGCCTCTGTCAAAACCAG TTCCAGCCACCAAGCTGAACACCATCACCAAGTCCAACCTGGGTCAGTGTGTCAGCAAGTACGACCTGCTGGTCTGGTTCGAGATCAGCGAGCTGGAGCCCACTGGAGA ATACATCCCAGCTGTAGTGGATCACAGTGGAGGTCTTCCCTGCCATGGAACCTACCTCCTGCACCAG GGGATCCAGCGGAGGATCACAGTGACTCTCATCCACGAGAAGGGCAGTGAGCTGCACTGGAAGGATGTACGCGAGCTGGTTGTGG GCCGCATCAGGAGCAAGGCTGAAGTGGACGATAGCGCGGCTGATGCTGTCCTGTCCCTCAATATAATTTCTGCCAAGAACATCAAATCATCCCACAACACCAACAG GACTTTCTATCGCTTTGAGGCGGTGTGGGACAGCTCCCTGCACAACTCCCTCCTGCTTAACCGAGTCACTCCTTATGGAGAGAAGATCTACATGACCCTGTCTGCATATCTGGAG TTGGACCACTGCATCCAGCCAGCCATTATTACCAAAGACATCTGTATGGTCTTCTACTCCCGAGACGCCAAGATCTCCCCTCCTCGTTCTCTCAGGAACCTCTTTGGAAGTGGATACTCCAAAACTCCTGACTG CAACCGAGTCACTGGCATCTATGAGCTGAGCTTGTGCAAGATGTCTGACACTGGAAGCCCAG GGatgcagcggaggaggaggaaggtccTGGACACATCAGTGGCTTATGTACGCGGAGAGGAGAACCTGGCTGGGTGGAGGCCCAGAGGTGACAGCCTCATCCTGGAGCACCAGTGGGAGCTAGACAAAATGGAGCAGCTGCATGAG GTGGAGAAGACTCGTCACCTTCTCCTGCTGAGGGAGAAGCTGGGAGAGGCGCCACTGATGGGAACAGCTCCCACCACCAAGTCCCTGAGCGAGTCACTATCGCCTAGCATGAGCTCAGGCACtctgtccacctccacctctatCTCCTCACAGATCTCCAGCACCACCTTTGAAAGCGCCATTACCCCCAGTGAGAGCAGCGGCTATGACTCCGCTGACATCGAGAGTCTGGTGGATCGGGAGAAGGAGCTGGCCACTAAG tGCCTGCGCCTCCTGACGCACACCTACAACAGCGAATACAACCAGGTGGTCAACAGTATCAGTGACTGCAAG CTGTCAGACATCTCACCTATGGGGCGTGATCCATCAGTGACCAGCTTCAGCAGCGCAACTCTCACCCCATCCTCCACCTGCCCCTCTCTATCTGATTCTCGCTGTGGCTCCATGGACCAGAA GACACCAGAGAACAGCTCCCGTGCCTCCAGTCCCTCCTGCTCAGACTATGAAAACTTTCCAATGGTTCCCACTCTGGAGACGTCCTACCTTGCCCGGGCTGGAAAGAACGAGTTCCTCAACTTGGTGCCTGATATTGAAGAAATGAGGCCAGG ATCTGTTGTGTCCAAGAAGGGTTTCCTAAGCTTCATGGAGCCACGCTCCAACTCGTGGGTGAAACACTTTGTGGTTGTTCGCCGGCCCTACGTCTTCATCTACAACAGTGACAAGGATCCAGTGGAGCGAGGTGTCCTCAACCTCTCCACAGCACAAGTAGAATACAGCGAAGACCAGCAGGCCATGCTAAAG ACTCCCAACACATTTGCTGTGTGCACCAAGCATCGAGGAATCCTCCTGCAGGCCAACAACGAGAAAGACATGAACGACTGGCTGTACGCGTTTAATCCACTGCTAGCAGGAACGATAag ATCTAAGCTGGCGAGGAGGCGCAGCGGCCTGATGAAGAACTGA
- the kif1b gene encoding kinesin-like protein KIF1B isoform X4, producing MSGASVKVAVRVRPFNSREMSKESKCIIQMQGNTTTILNPKAPKEPAKTFSFDYSYWSHTTPEDPCFASQNRVYNDIGKEMLEHAFEGYNVCIFAYGQTGAGKSYTMMGKQEEGQEGIIPMLCEDLFEKINEDSNKEELSYSVEVSYMEIYCERVRDLLNPKNKGNLRVREHPLLGPYVEDLSKLAVTSYTDIADLMDAGNKARTVAATNMNETSSRSHAVFTIVFTQKKHDSETDLSTEKVSKISLVDLAGSERADSTGAKGTRLKEGANINKSLTTLGKVISALAEVDNCTSKSKKKKKSDFIPYRDSVLTWLLRENLGGNSRTAMVAALSPADINYDETLSTLRYADRAKNIKCNAVINEDPNNKLVRDLKDEVARLKELLRAQGLGDILDTPIGSLTASPSSGSLCSQGGLQSVTSIQERIMSTPGGEEAIERLKESEKIIAELNETWEEKLRKTEAIRMEREALLAEMGVAIREDGGTLGVFSPKKTPHLVNLNEDPLMSECLLYYIKDGITRVGQADAERRQDIVLSGAHIREEHCIFRSERNANGDVIVLLVPCEGSETYVNGKRVEDAIQLRSGNRIIMGKNHVFRFNHPEQARAEREKTPSAETPVEPVDWTFAQRELLEKQGIDMKQEMEKRLTEMEILYKKEKEEADQLLEQQRLVYESKLQELQKQVETRSLVAETPDEEELEEEEEEEVPWTQHEFELAQWAFRKWRYHQFTSLRDQLWGNAVYLKEANAISVELKKKVQFQFVLLTDTLYSPLPPELLFLEPEKERDVRPFPRTVVAVEVQDLKNGATHYWSLEKLKQRLDKMREMYDRAGELASNNQEDVEGTLTGNDPFYDRFHWFKLVGSSPIFHGCVNEHLAERTPSPTFSTTDSEITELADERQSEMSDLIDDEAFVDDTSSDAGTEEGSDIFSDGQDPFYDRSPWFILVGRAFVYLSNLLYPVPLVHRVAIVTEKGEVRGFLRVGVQAIAADEEAPDYGSGVRQSGTAKISFDDEYFKKSDFPSTVMTRSGMSLEELRIVEGQGQSSEVITPSEELNRINDMDLKLGNIAETKLSHGDGLAGQLEVGSIFTFRVTVLQASGIPPEYADIFCQFNFLHRHDEAFSTEPLKNAGKGAPLGFYHVQNISVEVTESFIEYIKTKPIVFEVFGHYQQHPLHLHGQDLISPPTPSKKYYPIPMPLSKPVPATKLNTITKSNLGQCVSKYDLLVWFEISELEPTGEYIPAVVDHSGGLPCHGTYLLHQGIQRRITVTLIHEKGSELHWKDVRELVVGRIRSKAEVDDSAADAVLSLNIISAKNIKSSHNTNRTFYRFEAVWDSSLHNSLLLNRVTPYGEKIYMTLSAYLELDHCIQPAIITKDICMVFYSRDAKISPPRSLRNLFGSGYSKTPDCNRVTGIYELSLCKMSDTGSPGMQRRRRKVLDTSVAYVRGEENLAGWRPRGDSLILEHQWELDKMEQLHEVEKTRHLLLLREKLGEAPLMGTAPTTKSLSESLSPSMSSGTLSTSTSISSQISSTTFESAITPSESSGYDSADIESLVDREKELATKCLRLLTHTYNSEYNQVVNSISDCKLSDISPMGRDPSVTSFSSATLTPSSTCPSLSDSRCGSMDQKTPENSSRASSPSCSDYENFPMVPTLETSYLARAGKNEFLNLVPDIEEMRPGSVVSKKGFLSFMEPRSNSWVKHFVVVRRPYVFIYNSDKDPVERGVLNLSTAQVEYSEDQQAMLKTPNTFAVCTKHRGILLQANNEKDMNDWLYAFNPLLAGTIRSKLARRRSGLMKN from the exons CTATCTTAAACCCCAAAGCCCCAAAGGAACCAGCAAAGACCTTCAGTTTTGATTATTCCTACTGGTCACACACCACG CCTGAAGACCCCTGCTTTGCATCACAGAATCGTGTGTACAATGACATCGGCAAGGAAATGCTGGAGCACGCTTTTGAGGGCTATAACGTCTGCATCTTTGCTTACGGCCAGACAGGAGCTGGCAAATCCTACACTATGATGGGCAAGCAGGAGGAGGGACAGGAAGGAATCATTCCCATG CTATGTGAAGATCTGTTTGAAAAAATCAATGAGGACAGCAACAAAGAGGAGCTCTCCTATTCAGTAGAA GTGAGTTACATGGAGATATACTGTGAGCGGGTGCGAGATTTGCTCAATCCCAAGAACAAAGGGAACCTTCGAGTTCGAGAACACCCGCTGCTTGGTCCCTATGTGGAGGACCTGTCCAAGCTTGCCGTCACCTCCTACACAGACATCGCTGACCTGATGGATGCAGGAAACAAAGCCAG AACTGTGGCTGCCACCAACATGAACGAGACCAGCAGCAGATCCCATGCTGTTTTCACCATTGTCTTCACACAGAAGAAACACGACAGTGAGACGGATCTCTCCACAGAAAAG GTCAGTAAAATTAGTCTGGTAGATCTGGCAGGAAGTGAACGGGCAGATTCCACTGGTGCTAAAGGAACTAGGCTAAAG GAGGGAGCAAATATCAACAAATCTCTCACCACGTTAGGAAAAGTTATCTCTGCCTTGGCTGAAGTG GACAACTGTACCAGCAAG agcaagaagaaaaagaagagtgaCTTCATCCCATATAGAGACTCTGTACTAACGTGGCTGCTGAGAGAAAACCTTG GTGGAAACTCGAGAACAGCTATGGTAGCAGCCCTCAGTCCTGCAGATATCAACTATGATGAAACCCTCAGCACACTACG ctaTGCTGACCGAGCCAAGAACATCAAATGTAATGCTGTCATCAACGAGGATCCCAACAACAAGTTGGTGCGTGATCTTAAGGATGAAGTGGCTCGACTAAAAGAACTGCTGCGTGCCCAGGGCCTGGGAGACATCCTGGACA CCCCTATTGGTTCCTTGAcagcctctccatcctctgGCTCACTGTGCAGCCAGGGGGGCCTGCAGTCAGTCACCAGCATCCAGGAGCGCATCATGTCCACGCCTGGAGGAGAAGAGGCCATTGAGAGACTCAAG GAATCAGAAAAGATCATTGCTGAGCTCAATGAAACCTGGGAAGAAAAACTGCGGAAGACTGAAGCAATCCGTATGGAGAG AGAGGCTTTGCTTGCAGAAATGGGTGTGGCAATCCGTGAAGATGGAGGCACTTTGGGTGTATTCTCTCCTAAAAAG ACTCCACACTTGGTTAACCTGAATGAGGATCCTCTCATGTCGGAGTGTCTGCTCTATTACATCAAAGATGGAATTACAAG GGTGGGTCAGGCAGATGCTGAAAGACGGCAGGATATCGTTTTAAGTGGGGCTCATATCAGAGAAGAACACTGCATCTTCCGCAGTGAAAGGAATGCTAACGGAGATG TCATTGTCTTGCTGGTGCCATGCGAGGGATCAGAGACCTACGTCAACGGGAAGCGCGTTGAGGATGCGATCCAGCTTCGATCAG GCAACCGTATCATTATGGGCAAAAATCACGTTTTCCGGTTCAACCACCCAGAGCAGGCCAGAGCCGAAAGGGAGAAGACCCCCTCCGCTGAAACCCCTGTGGAGCCGGTGGATTGGACATTTGCTCAGAGAGAGCTCCTGGAAAAACAGGGCATTGACATGAAACAGGAAATGGAGAAAAG GCTCACAGAGATGGAAATCCTGTACAAAAAGGAGAAGGAAGAAGCAGACCAACTTCTGGAACAACAGCGTTTG GTTTATGAGAGCAAATTGCAGGAACTCCAGAAACAGGTGGAGACTCGTTCTCTGGTAGCTGAGACCCCTGATGAAGAAGagttggaggaagaagaggaagaagaag TGCCATGGACTCAGCATGAGTTTGAGCTGGCTCAGTGGGCCTTCAGGAAGTGGAGGTACCATCAGTTCACCTCCCTCCGTGACCAGCTGTGGGGGAATGCTGTCTACCTGAAGGAAGCTAATGCTATCAGTGTGGAGCTGAAGAAAAAA GTTCAGTTCCAGTTTGTCCTGCTGACAGACACTCTGTACTCACCCCTGCCCCCTGAGCTCCTGTTTCTGGAGCCAGAGAAAGAGCGTGATGTCAGGCCTTTCCCTCGCACCGTGGTGGCTGTGGAGGTTCAGGACCTGAAGAATGGAGCTACACACTACTGGTCCCTTGAAAAACTCAA GCAGAGGTTGGACAAGATGAGAGAGATGTACGACCGAGCTGGAGAATTGGCCTCCAACAACCAGGAGGATGTTGAGGGCACTCTGACGGGAAATGACCCTTTCTATGATCGTTTCCACTGGTTTAAGCTTGTGGGCAG CTCCCCCATCTTCCACGGCTGTGTTAATGAGCACCTGGCCGAACGCACACCATCACCTACCTTCTCTACTACGGACTCTGAGATCACTGAGCTGGCAGACGAGCGCCAGAGCGAGATGTCTGACCTAATCGACGATGAAGCATTTGTGGACGACACCAGCTCAGACGCTGGCACTGAGGAGGGTTCGGACATCTTCAGTGATGGCCAGGACCCCTTCTATGACCGCTCCCCCTGGTTCATCCTGGTGGGAAG AGCTTTTGTGTACCTGAGCAACCTGCTGTACCCTGTGCCACTGGTTCACCGTGTTGCTATAGTAACAGAGAAGGGTGAGGTGCGCGGCTTCCTGCGTGTGGGGGTCCAGGCTATAGCTG CTGATGAGGAGGCTCCAGACTACGGGTCAGGAGTTAGACAGTCAGGAACTGCCAAGATCTCGTTTGATGATGAGTACTTCAAAAAG AGTGACTTCCCTTCCACAGTTATGACCCGCTCTGGCATGTCCCTGGAAGAGCTGCGCATAGTGGAGGGTCAGGGTCAGAGTTCAGAGGTCATCACACCCTCAGAGGAGCTCAACAGAATTAATGACATGG ACCTCAAACTGGGTAATATCGCAGAAACCAAGCTGAGTCATGGAGACGGTCTGGCAGGCCAGCTGGAGGTGGGCAGCATCTTTACCTTCCGTGTTACCGTGCTCCAGGCCAGTGGCATCCCGCCAGAGTATGCTGACATCTTCTGCCAATTCAA TTTCCTGCATCGTCATGATGAGGCTTTTTCCACCGAGCCTCTAAAGAACGCCGGCAAAGGGGCTCCTCTGGGCTTTTACCATGTCCAGAAC ATTTCAGTTGAGGTCACTGAGTCTTTTATTGAGTACATCAAGACCAAACCCAttgtgtttgaagtgtttggCCACTACCAGCAGCACCCGCTACATCTTCATGGACAGGACCTAATCAG TCCTCCAACGCCATCGAAGAAATACTATCCCATTCCCATGCCTCTGTCAAAACCAG TTCCAGCCACCAAGCTGAACACCATCACCAAGTCCAACCTGGGTCAGTGTGTCAGCAAGTACGACCTGCTGGTCTGGTTCGAGATCAGCGAGCTGGAGCCCACTGGAGA ATACATCCCAGCTGTAGTGGATCACAGTGGAGGTCTTCCCTGCCATGGAACCTACCTCCTGCACCAG GGGATCCAGCGGAGGATCACAGTGACTCTCATCCACGAGAAGGGCAGTGAGCTGCACTGGAAGGATGTACGCGAGCTGGTTGTGG GCCGCATCAGGAGCAAGGCTGAAGTGGACGATAGCGCGGCTGATGCTGTCCTGTCCCTCAATATAATTTCTGCCAAGAACATCAAATCATCCCACAACACCAACAG GACTTTCTATCGCTTTGAGGCGGTGTGGGACAGCTCCCTGCACAACTCCCTCCTGCTTAACCGAGTCACTCCTTATGGAGAGAAGATCTACATGACCCTGTCTGCATATCTGGAG TTGGACCACTGCATCCAGCCAGCCATTATTACCAAAGACATCTGTATGGTCTTCTACTCCCGAGACGCCAAGATCTCCCCTCCTCGTTCTCTCAGGAACCTCTTTGGAAGTGGATACTCCAAAACTCCTGACTG CAACCGAGTCACTGGCATCTATGAGCTGAGCTTGTGCAAGATGTCTGACACTGGAAGCCCAG GGatgcagcggaggaggaggaaggtccTGGACACATCAGTGGCTTATGTACGCGGAGAGGAGAACCTGGCTGGGTGGAGGCCCAGAGGTGACAGCCTCATCCTGGAGCACCAGTGGGAGCTAGACAAAATGGAGCAGCTGCATGAG GTGGAGAAGACTCGTCACCTTCTCCTGCTGAGGGAGAAGCTGGGAGAGGCGCCACTGATGGGAACAGCTCCCACCACCAAGTCCCTGAGCGAGTCACTATCGCCTAGCATGAGCTCAGGCACtctgtccacctccacctctatCTCCTCACAGATCTCCAGCACCACCTTTGAAAGCGCCATTACCCCCAGTGAGAGCAGCGGCTATGACTCCGCTGACATCGAGAGTCTGGTGGATCGGGAGAAGGAGCTGGCCACTAAG tGCCTGCGCCTCCTGACGCACACCTACAACAGCGAATACAACCAGGTGGTCAACAGTATCAGTGACTGCAAG CTGTCAGACATCTCACCTATGGGGCGTGATCCATCAGTGACCAGCTTCAGCAGCGCAACTCTCACCCCATCCTCCACCTGCCCCTCTCTATCTGATTCTCGCTGTGGCTCCATGGACCAGAA GACACCAGAGAACAGCTCCCGTGCCTCCAGTCCCTCCTGCTCAGACTATGAAAACTTTCCAATGGTTCCCACTCTGGAGACGTCCTACCTTGCCCGGGCTGGAAAGAACGAGTTCCTCAACTTGGTGCCTGATATTGAAGAAATGAGGCCAGG ATCTGTTGTGTCCAAGAAGGGTTTCCTAAGCTTCATGGAGCCACGCTCCAACTCGTGGGTGAAACACTTTGTGGTTGTTCGCCGGCCCTACGTCTTCATCTACAACAGTGACAAGGATCCAGTGGAGCGAGGTGTCCTCAACCTCTCCACAGCACAAGTAGAATACAGCGAAGACCAGCAGGCCATGCTAAAG ACTCCCAACACATTTGCTGTGTGCACCAAGCATCGAGGAATCCTCCTGCAGGCCAACAACGAGAAAGACATGAACGACTGGCTGTACGCGTTTAATCCACTGCTAGCAGGAACGATAag ATCTAAGCTGGCGAGGAGGCGCAGCGGCCTGATGAAGAACTGA